Within the Salvia hispanica cultivar TCC Black 2014 chromosome 4, UniMelb_Shisp_WGS_1.0, whole genome shotgun sequence genome, the region CTATACTCCATGTTGTTGTGTGGTTTTTGAagattgaaaataaagtagttcAATCTTCACTATTTTCATGACAATAAATCATTCTTCAAGGCTTCGCATCTTTGTATGCCGCTGCCACTTGTATAATTCTTCTTAtatgagtaatttttattgctgatttttttcgtttttgtattttgacaAACTCCAGAATGAAATGCCGTTtagaatgaaatgaaaatttgatttgcCGTTCATTGCTTTGTTCCGTTTACTCTTAATTCAagataatactagtactataaaagCTGAAGAGTGGACACAGAATCTTCAAGACTTCTTCAAGAATCTTCAATACTAGTAttctcattttaaatttatgagaaTGTAGGATTGATAAATAGgttttatcttcattttatcATGCAAAAACCAAAGTGGGAGTTTctctaattttgatttttcctcAATCccaataaataagtaaatatgaTCAAAGCATAAGAGACTTccaaaatctgatattattccAATCTGCATTAACCTTTTGTATGTGCATATGGACCACATTCTCACGGGGCCCATATTTTTAAGTACAGATCTTTAAATGTAAAACCTCTTTGTTTGAATTGCAACTGGTTGTTTGAGTACATATGCCATTATAACTTCCATGGTGTCTTGATTGCATAgctccatttatttattttctttcctaatttaattgaatttaatgttGGCTTGGTCGAGTACAGTCAATATATCCCGTGACCTAAGTTTACTTCTTGTTACACTCAGATCCACGCTTTTTAATCATGGACATTGAGTAGTGAGTGAGATTcaacatgaaaaattaatgatttggTGCACTAGACTAGTAATAATAATTCCAAGATTGGGATCTTGTTTTGGTAAGAGCGTTAGAGTAATTTATGACGATAGGTCTTCTTCCCATGTTACtatcaagaaaaatattaataccaAGTGTTTATTTGCTCATAGACAATAATTTAACACATGAGTAAAAACACACCAATTtccatttcttaattatactccatattccacaaaattaaaataggaaatgGAGAAGCAAAGTAAGATGAAATTGTCACGTGACATAGCTGTGGTTTTCATGAGACCCAAAAGAGAGGAAGTTGCCTATAGTTTAGAAACATGTCAAGCTGTGCCATCTACTCTCCTCAATCccatattaattttgatatatgtcCTTACCTAAATGTTAGGACCACAAACTTATCCCTTCACTTAATATAggctttttttcattttcatatacttatttttcatACAAACCAATCAATATTATATCAAAGTATTCAATCAAACTAGGGAAAGTAATTATTTCTTTGCCGGGCTTATTCTTCCGTCAACCAACAAACGACAtgcataatagtaataatgataatgtagtgtacaaaatataaatgtatatgaTGAGacataatatgaaaaaatggaGCAGACAGTTTTTAAAGGAAGACTAGTATGGCATGCTTATTAAAGAAGTAAATGGCGACCAACTTTCTGTAGCAAAAAATAAGTTTCCCAAGGCTCATACTCATAGTCATGGTCCCCTCTTCATGTCTATGTCTTTCCCATGTgctacatttatttttattactactatcttTAAAATCCATGTTTTTTTCATCTTCATTTCGTTACAACTTCTAAGAGCATCTTAATggctttaggccagccatagctCAGCCAAAAACTCCTCCTGCCATATCATCAGGATAAGAAACTGGACAAAAATAGcctagccataggccagccaaattataaaaaacaaataaattacaatcacgcaaaatacggaattaaatttacgacacagatACGGGAAattgcaataattttatataaattttaaaaaaaggtacatcctaaaaaaattacataattaaaaaaaagcataaaaaaaatacattaaaaaatgcaacaaaaaatgcatttaaaaaatacattaaaaatgcaatcgGCTAACCGAAATTGAGCCTACTATGGCGGCTAGCGCATCGGCTAGCGCCCGCGAATCGGCTAGAGCTCGCCGATCGGTTAGCCTAAATTGTCGCAATGGAGGCTAGTGGATCGGCTAGCGCCCGTGATGATCGGCTAGCCTATCCGCTAGCCTCCactggagatgctctaattcTATACACCTTTTAATCGAAAACTGAGTTAAAATAGTGATCACTCTACCAACTAGGCCATAATGTGACAAAATAGAATAACATGCAATGTATATCAGTATATGCTACTTATTCCTAGATTAATTACAAAGATTTGGTAGTATTTGTTTacgttttttcttctttttcttgttaatgctttttaagaaaagaaaaaaaaagcaatacCATCACATAAACACCagcatataaaatatatggagtGTTTCTGTTTATTAAGAAACCAAAATTTCATAACATCAAAAACCAATTTATTCAACCTCATGGCTCTCAAAATGCGAAAATGGTCATATTATAGTCAAATCTATTTGcattctcattttaatttggcAGTGATCAAGTTAAACCCAATGTTTCGTGTCCAGGACTTGTGGCCTAAATAATTTCTAATATTCCCACCATAAAAGCAAGgcccaaataataataaaaaagcaaGGACTAATTCTTCACTTGGGCCCAAAAATTTACTCGAAAAATCGCTTTTGCTTGCGCATAAAATACAGTACTTACGTACATCATACATTATTTAATCCTATTAACATAAAATACAACATTACGCACAtcatacattatttatttctattaacAGAGAAAGGATAGCTACCGTTCATAAAGTTCTCAGCCTACTTTCCAATCCCATGTTCTGGATTGAAAATTGTCTTGTAAAAGGGacataaatttacattttctacataaaaatttatccCACGGTGGAAgagatatttgaaaatatattataccttctttaattttgagaaTGTATTATTACATCTTCTTCatacaaaaagtaaaaaatacttatttttgtttgtctttcAATTTACCTTTTTAAAAAGGTATAGTTACTTTCTTAAGATATATTTCTATACCTTCTCAAGAAGGTATGtgagaaatatattttctgAATTTACCTTTTTCCCCTGATGATGCTCTAAGGAGTAGTTCATCTGGTCGATATAGTAACTCTTGATACGTCTATtctaatatttcattcatttcccaaaaataatttcttttaatcattttaatcTATCTCACAAAATTagtttacatttatttttaaaaataccgCACATTACTCCACTAATGATGTAGGTTTCATTATTGAATGAcaatattttaactatttttttcagtGCACACTTTACCAATCTATCAAATTTATACAGTGTATATCTCTAAAATCTTTACCAATTTATATTCAAACTTACTAGtatatctttaaaaaatttactactactaatttataGGAGTATTCAAACTCATATCTCTAAAATGtaaaatctttgtttttagGGGAAGTAGCCCTCTAAAAGAGTTTGAATTCAAAAATGTTCTTGTAAAAGGATATGACCGTTGTATTTGATGTGACTATGTATTGTGATATCCATTAATAATTATCCTCCAAACCGAAATCAAATACACACAGCACAACTATCTTGCTTCTAAAGTTTTTCAATCACGATCACCATTAGATTCAAAAGTAAGAAGAAATCAATCttaatcacaaaaaaatggaaaaaaacaaTCTTCAAACACTCAACCAAACAAGATGGAAACCTTAACAAAAAGATAGTTAGATCAGCAGcacaagaaaaaacaaaatcctaGTAAAGGGATTATTGGATTCTATATGTTCTTGCAGAGCTCTTCTAATTTGGTGGATCTCAATTTCTCGCTTTCAGTCATCAACTGCCCAACAAAAATCCAACAAACAAACccacaaacataaataaataaaataagactgaaaaagatttgaaaaatattgaaataaagtaaCCTCTGCTAATTTGGCAAGGAGTTGCCCCTTTTCTGTGGTTTTCTCATTGAAAGCCTCAACCGATTCTTTATACTCTTTTTCCTATAAAATAAGAAGTCAAATTTATTGGAAGATGACAAAACACAACAGAAAACCTAAatccaaatctgaaatttaaaaaaaataaaaaaaataaaaaaaatcaccttCTTCTGACAGGTGACTCCCAACGATTTCACATCTCGATTCACAATTTCAACCCTTTTACAAATCGATGCAAGTTCCTTCCTCATCGGATCCGTCACAGAATCAAGCTCCTAACAAATTCCTCAACTAATCAATAATTCCTTTGgatctaattttaaaaattgaaaaaataaaaaactgacTCCGTGAATTAGATGAAGGCGCTTGGCTTCTTCCTCGACGCGCGTCAACTGAGCTTGAACTCTGTCTCTGATCTCGGATCTCCTCCGCTCGATGTCGTCCTCCTTGGCGCGGAAGGCGGCGAGGGCGGAGGAGGTGGTCATGTCTTGGTCGTGGAGGAGGGGGCTGTCGGTGTCTGACATCTCGGACATCTTCTTCTTTCGCATACAAAACATTGTTGGAGACTGCTGCTGCAGCTGCTCCTCTGTTGTCATTATGCGCTGTGAGATGTTGTCGTTTTGCTTTTGTGCTGTTTCGCttaattctctcttttctGTCTCTCACTTTCTTTGTTTAAAATTCAATGACAGATGGTTTGACTGTGTGGATCCACCTTGCTTGCCTTTCATACAAATGTTCCACCCACTtcccttactttatttcatcatatttTAGCATTCACCAAATGTCACCCCCAATTCCATTTTTCTCATTACAGGCCAACAACTGCATCCCAATTTAAGGCTCATTTTCAGCCCTCACTTTTAATCATTTACGATCTttgatgatttaattttaattgaaatccaaaaataaaaatgcaatattttaaaaactgaaaattacaaatattaaaatacccccaaaattaatagttatgtGTCTAAATTTCTTTGATCGTATCTTATTAGAGCTGGTTATGAGCCTGGGTCAGATGAAAAAAGTTTGTTGGCAATTATACTACGAGAAAACAGGTGGCACACCTTGGTGCGAGTTGTTTCGAGCTACTCCTGAGCTCGGTCCAGCTTCTTCTTATCCCCAAGTAGTTTCTCCAACTACTTTATCATTGATTATCATATGAAACACTCCCCTCACTCTATACAAGGGAACCCTCCACAGTATAAGaggaaattataataaatagttaaaagtACAAAGAAAGTATTGTCCACATTATTTGCTTTTTCTCAAAACAcatgtacaaaaaaaaaagaatagtgCTAAATGGTCACATTATGGCCggccataaaaataaaatattaataaaagttaaGTGTATTTAATGCCTTTTTGTTGAAATCAATACTTCTAAAaagtatcaattttatttgtacaaTTGTACCCTTagatatgaaatataaatatgaagagACTAGAATTTATTCAATTGGATCATTCcatgaaatttatataaacaaaaatcaatatttattaaggttacatgataattaatttaattctttcttatatatataataccaACGCATAGTGgtaatacttttatttttcatatttacttAAAATGCTCTAAATGTTTGTATATTtacaaataagtaaaattgaGTTTTGATCAATATACATACTTATTTCTATTAATAATCATGggttaatattataaatgatcaTTAAACTACAGAGCATGTGTCAAATTAGTTcctaaatcaatttatttcataagGAGTACTTAAactttatatttcatttcatttaatgtttttaattaaattttttaattactttattttaaatggaaaTTAAATTCGGCATAATCTcttctatttaaattaaatatactgaACTTTTTATCAATTGAATCTAGTATAATATTCATTTGCCACCAATTGAAGACTAAGAGTACTGGTTGCAATTGCAATTTATTGGAAACTATACAATTACAACAActtcatgataaaaaaaaaattcactatAGGCAAAGTAACAACTACCCTCAATCCCTCATCCATGTATGCCCAAGAACAAAGTAGTAATTCAAAATACAGCAAAaagtttctttaaaaaaaatttcatgttgatattatgcgttttacattattttgaataaagaaTGGTGTGGTAGTTAAATAgtttatcaatttcatttaaattgaaaaaaatctaACATATTCTAATCTATATtagcaataataatattaattgctattattattagattatatcacaatttataattggaaagtatattaatataataaactaTTATGTATAATGTTAcatttagtatattataggCTGACAGATTATTATACTAATGCAATAATGTTGGAAGGATTAGTTTTTGTAAGAGAGTAGGGAGATGAAAGAGACTTAAGGGGCACGGGATAtttcatgtgatttttttaaaaaaatattctattttaagattttattattttaaaaataaaattcaagtgGCAATCTGATATAATgtgtttaatataataaacaaaaaagaaaattatataaacaaaactataaaacaattattagtatattgatatatgaaattatattatagtaatacactatatttttagtataattaatcGTTTCGTGTCACAACTTAGTTAATATTGATTCCAACTTGGTATAATAggaaaacaattttaaaaggacaaaaacttaatgttaaattaaaaaatagtgtaaaaataaattattgaaaacagaaaatttaAGAATGAATGAAtctaataaaagaaatacgtATGAAAGtgtaaattttggattagagaaatgaaattaaaaaaaaaacaactagaATTAAATAGAAGGATAATAGTGTAAAATTGTTTGAGCAATAAATGACTTATTTGAAACATTAATAGCCATATCAtctaaatttactaaaatgtcattttatggCCAGCCATAATGTGGCCACGTAACAttatccaaaaagaaatgtcaCATTAAAtgggacaaatggagtacaataAACAAGAGTGGTCTATTATGGTTACagctagggatgtcaatgcaACCCGTAACccgtgggctggcccgaatagcccgcaaAATTtgtagggttagggttgaaaatttatagtCCGATAAAATCACATGCCGATTAGCCCACACCCGAGTAACCCGCAAtccgttagggccagacccaAAAATCCGATGAGCTGGCCCGAAAATccgataaaatttttattgctctatttgtttgactccTAATTAGTCACattcattgattatttttataatatagatagctaaataaaataactttcaattttatattggttatatattacatttttattaatataatagtaaataaataaattagaaacttcaaattcattaaaaatatttaaatttctaaaacatgctttaaaatatttaaatttatgttttattttgcacaaatcttaaatgttattattttatcaaatttgtgTTTTAGTTTACgtatatatctcaaatttatcataattaaatattttatattttataaatgtaactaatttttgtcattattcattggattgatcgcatgttaatcTTATCGGTAGCAACTTAAATAATCAGTTGGGCTAgtccgaaacccgagcttttagggtaggGTTGAATTTTATAACCTGAAAAAATCACAACTCGATTAGCTCGCACCCAATTAATCTGCAATCCGAGCAGGATTGACCTGAAACTTGCTGGGCCGGCCCGATTGACATGCTACCAAAATCATCACTGATATTTTTAGCAAATGATGTCTCTTAGTAGAAAAGGAAGAGACCACATTTGCGTTGGCAATGGCTTCATTTGTTATCATTACAATGAATCATGTGGCCTGCATATTCCTATATATACTTTTGTTTCTCAGTAACtcaactaatactccataaagaGGCTTCTCACTTAGATCTTTAATTTATCGTTAGTTATTAGAAATAAGGAAAGAATGACGGTTGAAACACAATTAAAGCATACCATTGAACTCAAAAAATACATGACTGGCTGATCCAACTTCTTGGTCTACTTTAAAATGGTAATCCAATGACGTTTCTTGCATCCTCTCTGCAACAAGCATTCATTCGAATTCActgcaaaaattaattaaaaatactactagtaaataaGGACAAATCAAAagtctaattaaattatcatacGAAATCTTTTTGTTATGCGATGCGATGGCATGACACCAACTATCGAATTAATGACCAATCTTCGACAGTACACTATGGGCTACTACTAGGCAGGAGGCGGCACAGAAGAACGTTGAAGTGGACTTTCTGTATACTTGAAGCACATTGAGCAATACTGAAAAAGATTCATCGTGCATGTAATATCAATCATGCATCTCTGATAAAAGAAGATGGTTGAGACAACACAATTGATTGGGCATGTGAAGAAGCCGTATCACTTGCGCCAACCCATCTCCATGTGGACCGCCTCAATTCCGATAATATCTAAATCTACACCCTTCTCTTCCTGAAGACCAAACTCACGACCGCCTCCAACAAGAACAAgatctcatcaaaaaattgGGCACACTCTCACCGATTTGGAatctgaatttgaaatttaaattatgttattttgttatttaattaatgtaattttcattgtttgatgttcattttaaaaatattgctagttcaataaatatactccctctatcccctaaaaataaaaacatgtgAAATGACACGGGTTTAAACGGAAAATtgttaaagtaagaaagagattgaaagaaaaatgtgttagtgaaaaatggaTTCCACCTAGTTAGAGTGACATAAATTtcctaaaaaatgaaagaaaatctATTTTAGGGGGCACAAgcagtataaaatttaatcatatagtaaaaatgatgaaatgaaaaattttgTTGCAgctaaatgaaaaatatactacaatCCTATTTACAAAAAACAGAAGAAACTAATTTCCTATAAACCGAAATTCTGAATCTCTGATTTCACTAACCTCCCATCtaatttcaattgattatttttagaaGTTTGACTTATAATTAACAAACCACTACTATAATACTCTAGTAAAAACGAAATTCTTGAACTCATAGTTTCAAACCAATGTTTGTGACTAAAATAATTGGAATCCAGTGTAGctaaaacccaaaaatcaAAGACGGAATAAACATACAACAATTAGAGTcacaaaaatgaataatgttccagtgaaagaagaaaaaaagttaaacaTCAGATGGAGGTTGAAAAGATTTCAAGTCTGGCGCAGAGACGTTGACGATAGCCATAGCCCCGCCTTCCTCATTCTCTGCTCCCACTCCAACTTCAACTGTGCCATTGCCATTACCATTCCCATTCTCATTTGAAGTAGTAGTAATGTTGTTGTTTGGTGGCCTTACTCTTGCTTTCTGCTTCAAGTCTTGACTAAATGTAGCAACTACAATCTGGAAAAACCAACCAGGGACTCAATTCATTTACTCTTTTTCAAATGGTATCAAAGTAGCTAAGTAGATACAATATGTGACTCATTTCTTGTGGGCACAGATTTTTAGGTAGTGGAGTTTAGCGgttaaataaggaaaaaataaagtaaaagagagaattaaGTGTTGTTTACCTGAGTGGGGCCTGCAGCAATAAGTGAGCCGGCAACTGCGCCGCCATAGAA harbors:
- the LOC125223374 gene encoding uncharacterized protein LOC125223374; protein product: MTTEEQLQQQSPTMFCMRKKKMSEMSDTDSPLLHDQDMTTSSALAAFRAKEDDIERRRSEIRDRVQAQLTRVEEEAKRLHLIHGELDSVTDPMRKELASICKRVEIVNRDVKSLGVTCQKKEKEYKESVEAFNEKTTEKGQLLAKLAELMTESEKLRSTKLEELCKNI